One part of the Vicia villosa cultivar HV-30 ecotype Madison, WI linkage group LG6, Vvil1.0, whole genome shotgun sequence genome encodes these proteins:
- the LOC131610432 gene encoding uncharacterized protein LOC131610432 yields MFFNDEGYFILKFKSYADMDKVMMKGPYTIHNAPMVIMEWRPNFSMEKDMLRTMSIWIKLLQLPLYLWGERSLGNIGSMIGTPWFTDECTAGKLRVTYARILVLVDVTQKLCEEVVIKDQKGERRKQKVKYEWRPKFCERCQKVGHVCNNGLKLSINNWQPNLQTEELKEDTVEDPSQETPAVQVEQLHTSLEDEKWTEVNRKTRTRGKEDGNQLELRFVRDTSQFIHCGVYNNASDFLYWLTTIYALNQIDKRRVLWKDIDNLGKPQQGPWMLMGDFNNVLSTQDICGGSLVREWEFSNLREMMANSDMFKIDSKGDRFTWFNKHADGVIYTRIDRAITNMNWLQVYGDLILYVLEPGVSDHALLCIRA; encoded by the exons ATGTTCTTCAATGATGAAGGATACTTCATTCTGAAGTTCAAATCGTATGCAGATATGGATAAAGTCATGATGAAGGGTCCATACACTATCCACAATGCGCCTATGGTAATTATGGAATGGAGACCAAATTTCTCGATGGAAAAGGATATGCTCAGAACGATGTCAATTTGGATTAAACTTCTGCAGTTGCCTTTGTATCTATGGGGTGAAAGGAGCTTGGGAAATATTGGTAGTATGATTGGCACGCCTTGGTTTACGGATGAATGCACTGCAGGAAAGCTGAGAGTTACATACGCGCGAATATTGGTTTTGGTTGATGTTACACAAAAACTTTGTGAAGAGGTTGTCATCAAAGATCAGAAAGGCGAGAGGCGTAAGCAGAAAGTGAAGTACGAGTGGAGACCTAAATTCTGTGAACGGTGCCAGAAAGTTGGGCATGTGTGTAATAATGGTCTGAAACTGTCCATAAATAATTGGCAGCCAAATCTGCAGACTGAGGAACTTAAGGAAGATACAGTTGAGGATCCTAGTCAGGAAACTCCAGCAGTTCAGGTTGAGCAGCTCCATACATCTCTTGAAGATGAGAAGTGGACAGAGGTCAATAGGAAAACAAGAACTCGTGGAAAAGAG GATGGTAACCAGTTGGAGCTGCGTTTTGTTAGAGATACAAGCCAATTTATTCACTGTGGGGTGTATAATAATGCTAGTGATTTTCTTTACTGGCTGACGACTATATATGCCCTTAACCAAATTGACAAGAGAAGAGTATTGTGGAAAGATATTGATAATCTTGGTAAACCTCAGCAGGGACCTTGGATGCTTATGGGGGACTTTAACAATGTCCTGAGTACACAGGATATATGTGGGGGGAGTCTTGTTAGAGAGTGGGAGTTTTCTAATTTGAGGGAGATGATGGCCAACAGTGATATGTTTAAAATTGATAGTAAGGGAGACAGATTTACCTGGTTCAACAAACATGCAGATGGGGTCATTTATACTAGAATTGATAGAGCTATTACTAACATGAACTGGCTGCAGGTTTATGGGGATTTGATTTTGTATGTCCTTGAGCCTGGAGTTTCAGACCATGCTCTGCTCTGCATCAGAGCTTAG
- the LOC131614968 gene encoding uncharacterized protein LOC131614968, whose translation MANYNFVWSGPKLTAELDFSYWELLMTTYLKAHNVWSFVDPGLQEGADEVARRRDQLALSQIHQGIDYSIFGKIANAKTAKEAWDILKLSHKGVEKAQKSKLQSLRREYERYEMSNSETVEQYFSRVINLVNKMRVYGEDIPDSKVVEKILRTMPMKFDHVVTIIIESHDTDTLSVAELQGSIESHVNRILEKTEKVVKEEALKSQVNFNNTSESSHIVEERGQNTFNRGRGNYRGRGRGNYGGRGRGNFNQLRDNNFNPSNQGRGGNNFGYNNRGRENNFGFNNRGRGRGIYNQERTNYSCYHCGKFGHKASDCRYKHQANVAESSYQNTGEYFENPQNLFLASNTFSEEEDIWYLDTRCSNHMCGKKELFSSLNETVKSTVKFGNNSNIPILGKGRIAIRLKDGTQNFIGDVFYAPGLHHNLLSMG comes from the coding sequence atggcaaaTTACAATTTTGTCTGGTCTGGTCCAAAATTAACCGCAGAGTTAGATTTCAGTTACTGGGAATTGTTGATGACAACATATTTAAAAGCTCACAATGTTTGGAGCTTTGTAGATCCTGGTTTACAAGAAGGAGCTGATGAAGTTGCTCGTAGAAGGGACCAGTTGGCACTTTCACAAATTCATCAAGGAATTGATTACTCAATATTTGGCAAAATAGCAAATGCCAAAACTGCTAAAGAAGCATGGGACATATTGAAGCTGTCACATAAAGGAGTAGAGAAAGCTCAGAAGTCCAAATTACAATCGCTGCGTAGAGAATACGAAAGGTACGAAATGTCTAATTCAGAAACAGTAGAACAATATTTTTCTCGTGTTATAAATCTCGTCAACAAGATGCGAGTATATGGAGAAGATATTCCAGATAGCAAAGTGGTAGAAAAAATTCTACGTACGATGCCGATGAAGTTTGACCATGTGGTGACTATAATAATTGAGTCCCACGATACAGATACTCTGTCTGTAGCAGAATTACAGGGAAGCATTGAAAGTCATGTCAACAGAATATTAGAAAAGACCGAAAAAGTGGTAAAAGAAGAAGCTCTAAAGAGTCAGGTGAATTTCAACAACACTTCTGAGTCAAGTCATATTGTAGAAGAAAGAggtcaaaatactttcaacagaggAAGAGGAAATTATAGAGGCAGAGGCCGAGGAAATTATGGAGGAAGAGGACGTGGCAACTTTAACCAGTTGAGAGACAATAATTTCAATCCATCCAATCAAGGAAGAGGTGGAAATAATTTTGGATACAACAATCGTGGTCGAGAAAACAATTTTGGATTCAACAATCGTGGTCGAGGAAGAGGTATCTACAACCAAGAAAGGACGAATTATAGTTGTTATCACTGTGGAAAGTTTGGACACAAAGCATCTGATTGCAGATACAAACATCAGGCAAATGTGGCAGAAAGTTCGTATCAAAATACAGGTGAGTATTTTGAAAATCCACAAAATTTATTTTTGGCCAGTAATACATTTTCTGAGGAAGAGGATATTTGGTATCTGGATACTAGATGTAGTAATCACATGTGTGGGAAAAAGGAATTATTTTCTTCTCTAAACGAAACGGTAAAATCTACCGTGAAGTTTGGAAACAATTCAAATATTCCAATTTTGGGAAAAGGCCGAATTGCTATCAGGTTGAAAGATGGAACTCAAAACTTTATTGGTGATGTTTTCTATGCTCCTGGTCTTCATCACAATCTCCTGAGTATGGGATAA